Proteins from one Clostridia bacterium genomic window:
- a CDS encoding electron transport complex subunit E, translated as MIKPADIRKIGTDGLLRNNPTFRLVLGTCPTLALTTAAMNGIGMGLAVTFVLIFANVIISALRKVIPNEVRIPAFVLIIATFVTLLRMLLDKFIPSLYESMGVYLPLIVVNCIILGRAESFASKNPVLNSAFDGLFTGLGFTWALTFMGIIREVLGAGQLFGYTLWDFRIEFFSSSAGAFFVYGLCIALFNLVYTKVESHFHKVAFEKKYIVAPEETAQEEAK; from the coding sequence ATGATTAAACCCGCAGATATCAGAAAAATAGGAACGGACGGCTTGCTGCGCAACAATCCCACCTTCCGCTTGGTGCTGGGCACCTGCCCCACCCTCGCCTTGACCACCGCCGCGATGAACGGCATCGGTATGGGATTGGCCGTGACGTTCGTGCTTATCTTCGCCAACGTCATCATATCGGCCTTGCGCAAAGTCATTCCCAACGAGGTACGTATCCCCGCGTTCGTGTTGATCATCGCCACCTTCGTCACGCTGCTGCGTATGCTTCTGGACAAGTTCATTCCCTCGCTATACGAGTCGATGGGCGTGTACCTGCCGCTCATCGTCGTCAACTGCATCATATTGGGCAGAGCCGAGAGTTTCGCCAGCAAAAACCCCGTCCTCAACTCGGCTTTCGACGGCCTCTTCACGGGATTGGGCTTCACCTGGGCGCTGACCTTTATGGGCATCATCCGCGAGGTGCTGGGCGCGGGACAACTATTCGGCTATACCCTGTGGGACTTCCGCATCGAGTTCTTCTCCTCGTCGGCGGGCGCCTTCTTCGTGTACGGGTTGTGCATCGCGTTGTTCAACCTGGTGTACACCAAGGTGGAGAGCCACTTCCACAAAGTCGCGTTCGAGAAAAAATACATCGTAGCGCCCGAAGAGACGGCGCAAGAGGAGGCGAAGTAG
- a CDS encoding low molecular weight phosphotyrosine protein phosphatase, translated as MRSIVFVCHGNICRSPMAEFVFKKMLRERGIEGVRVESRATSDEEIWNGVGNPIYPPAAKTLRAHGVPFDGDKRAQLLTARDCYEFDLVVVMDDNNRRNLIWTYPEMVAKVTKLLDFAGGGDVADPWYTGDFETACRDIERGCKAILDSIGALPRWR; from the coding sequence ATGAGAAGCATCGTTTTCGTTTGTCACGGCAATATCTGTCGCAGTCCCATGGCCGAGTTCGTGTTCAAGAAGATGCTAAGGGAGCGCGGCATCGAGGGCGTGCGGGTGGAGTCCCGCGCCACCTCGGACGAGGAGATATGGAACGGGGTAGGCAATCCCATCTATCCACCTGCCGCGAAGACCTTGCGCGCGCACGGCGTGCCGTTCGACGGCGACAAACGCGCCCAACTGCTGACGGCGAGGGATTGCTACGAGTTCGACTTGGTGGTGGTGATGGACGACAACAACCGCCGCAACCTCATCTGGACGTATCCCGAGATGGTGGCCAAAGTCACCAAACTATTGGACTTCGCGGGCGGCGGCGACGTGGCCGATCCGTGGTACACGGGGGATTTCGAGACGGCCTGCCGCGATATAGAGCGGGGGTGCAAGGCCATTCTGGACAGCATAGGCGCTTTGCCCAGATGGCGTTAA
- a CDS encoding Mrp/NBP35 family ATP-binding protein — MSEQCNHDCENCSSKCPSGIEKEQPNVLSTIDKVYAVVSGKGGVGKSLVTGLLAVEAQRKNFRAAVLDADITGPSIPKMFGANEPAMSTDEGILPVTSQGGVQIISVNNMLDDPTDPVIWRGPMIAGVVKQFWTDVIWQDVDYMFVDMPPGTGDVPLTVMQSLPVDGIIVVTSPQELVGMIVQKAVKMAEAMKVPVVALVENMSYFTCPDCGKQHAIFGESHLEAIAEKYGIKHIARLPIDPAFAADCDQGVIEFTEHHELADLIDVL; from the coding sequence ATGAGCGAACAATGCAACCACGATTGCGAAAACTGCTCGTCGAAGTGCCCCTCGGGCATCGAGAAAGAGCAACCCAACGTGCTGTCCACCATCGACAAGGTCTACGCCGTCGTCAGCGGCAAAGGCGGCGTCGGCAAGTCCCTCGTGACGGGCCTATTGGCGGTAGAGGCACAGCGTAAAAATTTCCGCGCGGCCGTTCTCGACGCGGATATTACCGGTCCGTCCATTCCCAAGATGTTCGGCGCGAACGAGCCGGCTATGAGCACCGACGAGGGCATCCTGCCCGTGACGAGCCAAGGCGGCGTGCAAATCATCAGCGTCAACAATATGCTGGACGACCCCACCGATCCCGTTATTTGGCGCGGACCGATGATCGCGGGCGTGGTCAAACAATTCTGGACGGACGTGATATGGCAGGACGTGGACTATATGTTCGTGGATATGCCTCCCGGCACGGGCGACGTGCCCCTCACCGTGATGCAATCTCTGCCGGTGGACGGCATCATCGTGGTGACGAGTCCCCAAGAGTTGGTGGGTATGATCGTGCAAAAAGCGGTCAAAATGGCCGAGGCGATGAAGGTGCCCGTCGTGGCGTTGGTGGAGAATATGAGCTACTTCACCTGCCCCGACTGCGGCAAGCAACACGCCATCTTCGGTGAAAGCCATCTCGAAGCCATCGCCGAGAAGTACGGCATCAAGCATATCGCGCGGTTGCCCATCGATCCCGCTTTTGCCGCCGACTGCGACCAAGGCGTCATCGAATTTACCGAGCACCACGAACTCGCCGACCTCATCGACGTGCTGTAA
- the pepT gene encoding peptidase T, whose protein sequence is MSDVTELFLQYVGYDTTSQEESDTFPSTLKQLDLLRLLKSQLDEMGLAAEMDEWGYVTATLPTNQSAPQPAVCLLAHVDTSPAVSGKNVKARVVAYGGGDVELAGGYVLSPEKYPHMNDYVGQHLIVTDGSTLLGADDKAGVAEIMAALRFLLTHPEVKRPTIRVAFTPDEEIGAGMNHFDVKKFGADLGYTVDGGKLGEINYECFNAAACKVRVVGKSIHPGDAYGKMVNAVDVFCEFHMALPLDERPATTYGYKGFYMVDEVAGNVDEAVAKYILRDHDKAKLADKKAFVQGIADRLNVKYGYEAVQLEIRDQYANMAFAADEHPELVANAKAAFEAVGVVPFVQPIRGGTDGAALTYRGLPCFNLSTGGHNFHGRYEYIPVESMEKMVDMLVVLVGLFVR, encoded by the coding sequence ATGAGCGACGTCACCGAATTGTTTTTGCAGTACGTAGGGTACGACACCACTTCCCAAGAGGAGTCGGACACCTTCCCCTCCACTTTGAAGCAGTTGGACCTTTTGCGCCTTCTCAAATCGCAGTTGGACGAGATGGGGCTTGCGGCCGAGATGGACGAATGGGGGTACGTCACCGCCACTTTGCCCACCAACCAATCCGCCCCCCAACCCGCCGTGTGCTTGTTGGCGCACGTGGACACTTCGCCCGCCGTGTCGGGCAAAAACGTCAAGGCGCGCGTGGTGGCGTACGGCGGCGGCGACGTCGAGTTGGCGGGCGGCTACGTTTTGTCCCCCGAGAAGTACCCGCACATGAACGATTACGTGGGGCAACACCTCATCGTGACCGACGGCAGCACCCTTTTGGGCGCGGACGACAAAGCGGGTGTCGCCGAGATCATGGCCGCTCTGCGGTTTTTGCTAACGCACCCCGAGGTCAAACGCCCCACCATCCGAGTGGCTTTCACCCCCGACGAAGAGATCGGCGCGGGCATGAATCACTTCGACGTCAAGAAGTTCGGTGCCGACCTTGGCTACACGGTGGACGGCGGCAAATTGGGCGAGATCAATTACGAGTGCTTCAACGCCGCGGCGTGCAAGGTGCGCGTGGTGGGCAAGAGCATTCACCCCGGCGACGCCTATGGCAAGATGGTCAACGCGGTGGACGTGTTCTGCGAGTTCCACATGGCGTTGCCTTTGGACGAGCGCCCCGCCACGACCTACGGCTACAAAGGGTTTTATATGGTGGACGAGGTGGCGGGCAACGTGGACGAGGCGGTGGCCAAATACATTCTCCGCGACCACGACAAGGCCAAATTGGCCGACAAAAAGGCGTTCGTGCAAGGTATCGCCGACCGCTTGAACGTCAAATACGGCTACGAAGCGGTGCAGTTGGAAATTCGCGACCAATACGCCAATATGGCGTTTGCCGCCGACGAGCACCCCGAGTTGGTCGCCAATGCCAAGGCGGCTTTCGAGGCGGTGGGGGTTGTGCCTTTCGTCCAACCCATTCGAGGAGGTACGGACGGCGCGGCGTTGACCTATCGCGGGCTTCCATGCTTCAATCTGTCTACGGGCGGCCACAATTTCCACGGTCGCTACGAGTATATCCCCGTCGAGAGCATGGAGAAGATGGTGGATATGTTGGTCGTGTTGGTGGGCTTGTTCGTGCGATGA
- a CDS encoding RnfABCDGE type electron transport complex subunit B yields MDIILAKAVNWASVGIVLGIIAGLAIVFAILILIVTKICRVHEDEKVLKILEQLAGANCGGCGHTGCEDFAKCLACGKAELNDCKATSNEAKAVIAEIAGLPFTAEEATVAVVRCSGGDLAADKFDYIGNPGCTNQMVYQGGRKICATACLGGGTCGSVCPVDAISVRENGIAFVRREICLSCGACINACPKNCIDRIPASAKVYVACRTHCRGKETMSFCQMGCIGCGMCSRKCPAGAITMVDNLPVIDYSKCTGCMTCVEKCPRHCIKRTDDNALPEKEIKQ; encoded by the coding sequence ATGGATATTATACTTGCAAAAGCCGTTAATTGGGCGTCTGTCGGCATCGTATTGGGCATCATAGCGGGGTTGGCCATCGTCTTTGCCATCCTCATCCTCATCGTCACCAAAATATGCCGCGTTCACGAGGACGAAAAAGTCCTCAAAATACTGGAACAACTGGCGGGCGCCAACTGCGGCGGCTGCGGTCACACGGGCTGCGAAGACTTCGCCAAATGCTTAGCGTGCGGCAAAGCCGAACTCAACGACTGCAAAGCCACCTCCAACGAGGCCAAAGCCGTCATCGCCGAGATAGCGGGGCTACCCTTCACGGCCGAAGAAGCCACGGTGGCCGTGGTGCGCTGTTCGGGCGGCGACCTCGCCGCGGACAAGTTCGACTATATCGGCAATCCCGGCTGTACCAACCAAATGGTCTACCAGGGCGGCCGCAAGATATGCGCGACGGCGTGTTTGGGCGGCGGCACCTGCGGGAGCGTGTGCCCCGTGGACGCCATCTCGGTGCGCGAAAACGGCATCGCCTTCGTGCGGCGCGAAATATGTCTATCGTGCGGCGCGTGCATCAACGCCTGCCCCAAAAACTGCATCGACCGCATCCCCGCCTCGGCCAAAGTGTACGTCGCCTGCCGTACCCATTGCAGGGGCAAAGAGACCATGTCCTTCTGCCAAATGGGTTGTATCGGGTGCGGTATGTGCTCGCGCAAATGTCCCGCGGGCGCCATCACGATGGTGGACAACCTGCCCGTCATCGACTACTCGAAGTGCACGGGCTGTATGACCTGCGTGGAGAAGTGCCCCCGCCATTGTATCAAGCGGACGGACGACAACGCCTTGCCCGAAAAAGAGATCAAACAATAG
- a CDS encoding electron transport complex subunit RsxA, with product MGTFMMVVILAVFVNNFVVVQFLGICPFLGLSKSTSSAVGMGVAVTVVMMITCLITYPLYTYVLVPLGLQYLEIIIFIFVIAALVQMLEKFIKKFAPPLYRAMGIYLPLITTNCAVLGVAEMVIDKGSMLAMVGASGLGVAVLYGLFAGVGFTVAIVILSGLRVKVDALSPGKSLKGYPVTMVTAAFMAMAFYVFNLISL from the coding sequence ATGGGAACTTTCATGATGGTCGTCATATTGGCGGTATTCGTCAACAACTTCGTCGTCGTGCAATTCTTGGGCATCTGCCCCTTCCTCGGCCTCAGCAAGTCCACGTCGAGCGCTGTGGGCATGGGCGTGGCGGTAACGGTGGTGATGATGATTACCTGCCTCATCACCTATCCTCTGTACACCTACGTGCTGGTGCCGCTGGGATTGCAATATCTGGAAATCATCATCTTCATCTTCGTCATCGCCGCTTTGGTGCAAATGCTCGAGAAGTTCATCAAGAAATTCGCGCCGCCTTTGTATCGCGCGATGGGTATCTACCTGCCCCTCATCACTACCAACTGCGCCGTGCTGGGCGTGGCCGAAATGGTCATCGACAAGGGCTCTATGTTGGCGATGGTCGGCGCGTCCGGGCTGGGCGTGGCGGTGCTGTACGGCCTTTTCGCGGGCGTGGGCTTCACGGTGGCTATCGTCATTTTGAGCGGCCTCCGCGTCAAAGTGGACGCCTTGTCGCCCGGCAAGAGCCTCAAGGGCTACCCCGTCACGATGGTGACGGCCGCCTTTATGGCCATGGCGTTCTACGTCTTCAACTTGATATCGCTGTAG
- a CDS encoding RnfABCDGE type electron transport complex subunit D has product MNTVQISGTPHTRRKRTTKGIMLEVLLALLPATVAGLVYFGARAAVTLVISVAASVATEWVWLLCKKKSFKEIAKQFDFSSCVTGLLLGLSLPAFEYKYFYIPLLSAVFAVGVAKMLFGGTGKNVVNPAVAGRVFAFISFQSPMVSGWMAPAFAPLGNTVVGEATPLTSLLGNGVGALGVSNLDLFLGTGVMGCIGETCKVAILVGFVYLVVRRIVKWQWPVIVVAVCGLVSCAMGKDIAYFLPSILSGGLLLGAVFMATDYVTSPNNKYASYVYYFLLGVITALLRFGTKIEVMSFAILLMNLVVPLLNMYIRPRPFGAAPVKEVVKGKIEAIKAKSAAKKQAKQAKEGDAQ; this is encoded by the coding sequence GTGAACACCGTGCAAATAAGCGGCACCCCGCACACGCGCAGAAAACGCACGACCAAGGGCATAATGCTGGAAGTTTTGCTGGCGCTGTTGCCCGCCACCGTAGCTGGCTTGGTGTACTTCGGCGCGAGAGCGGCGGTCACTTTGGTCATTTCCGTCGCGGCATCCGTGGCGACCGAGTGGGTATGGCTCCTCTGCAAGAAAAAATCCTTCAAAGAGATAGCCAAGCAATTCGACTTTTCGAGTTGCGTCACCGGCCTGCTACTCGGCTTGTCCCTGCCCGCCTTCGAGTACAAATACTTCTATATTCCCCTTTTAAGCGCCGTCTTTGCGGTGGGCGTAGCCAAAATGCTCTTCGGCGGCACGGGCAAAAACGTGGTCAATCCCGCCGTGGCGGGGCGCGTCTTCGCCTTTATCTCCTTCCAAAGCCCCATGGTGTCGGGCTGGATGGCGCCTGCGTTCGCCCCCTTGGGCAACACCGTCGTCGGCGAGGCCACGCCGCTCACTTCCCTTTTGGGCAACGGCGTGGGCGCTTTGGGCGTGTCCAACCTCGACCTGTTCCTCGGCACGGGCGTGATGGGCTGTATCGGCGAAACGTGCAAAGTGGCCATCTTGGTCGGCTTCGTCTATCTGGTCGTGCGCCGCATCGTCAAGTGGCAATGGCCCGTCATCGTGGTGGCCGTGTGCGGCTTGGTCAGTTGCGCCATGGGTAAGGATATCGCCTACTTCCTGCCGTCCATCCTGTCGGGCGGCCTCTTGCTGGGCGCCGTCTTTATGGCCACCGATTACGTCACCAGCCCCAACAACAAGTACGCGTCCTACGTCTACTACTTCCTATTGGGCGTGATTACGGCGTTACTGCGCTTCGGCACCAAGATCGAAGTGATGAGTTTCGCCATTCTGTTGATGAACCTCGTGGTGCCTCTGCTCAATATGTATATCCGTCCGAGACCCTTCGGCGCCGCGCCCGTCAAAGAAGTGGTCAAAGGCAAGATCGAGGCGATAAAAGCCAAATCCGCCGCCAAAAAGCAGGCGAAACAGGCGAAGGAGGGTGACGCGCAATGA
- a CDS encoding WG repeat-containing protein, with translation MKKTALLLVLVLLLSVAFACTPKSVQSFTVEAGKAAFVQEENARPTRVTATVDLPAGKSFVADWGEAGVLVADVMDEETGAALYGVWRDGAYLLPCTFRRVDYAAPYYVAQYRDMESQGIEVYDRTGRMLVGSQDTSARVVVVSDEYFALYTTQNAQLFDAEGEAYFGEGIMQPTESVSACGQYVLTIDTALGSCRVWDGKNVLRRRFYEQDVRYVAAYIDGRFFVTALGKGTQNNYTYIEKTADETVYMRQRAWWYYPETDVLEPTTIDYVLLSVVNACTAGVDATSWRTYGLNEGYSAAVVAELDRDKVHAGERYYVLDKDARPVVRYPVDVNPTAIRFRDDVGFAGSSLVSGAAALYDLACNMLWQKNDRRYATMRWQWGRLVASYREDGRTLYGAFDAEGSVAVDFVYDYMSPYFGDRCAAKTDGRYVLLDGAGTPRTSIEIACPEHWLGYGVYAFRAGASVGVKNFAEETIVAAEWDELTAIGRNADGTLYIVARKGDTQRVLRIQ, from the coding sequence ATGAAAAAGACGGCCTTGCTCCTTGTCCTCGTTCTATTGCTCTCGGTAGCGTTCGCTTGCACGCCCAAATCCGTGCAAAGTTTTACGGTAGAGGCGGGCAAAGCGGCTTTCGTGCAAGAAGAAAACGCGCGTCCCACGCGAGTGACCGCCACGGTCGACCTGCCCGCGGGCAAGTCCTTCGTCGCCGATTGGGGCGAAGCGGGCGTGTTGGTAGCCGACGTCATGGACGAGGAAACGGGCGCCGCTTTGTACGGCGTATGGCGGGACGGCGCGTACCTATTGCCGTGTACCTTCCGTCGCGTCGACTACGCCGCGCCCTACTACGTGGCGCAATACCGCGATATGGAGTCGCAAGGCATAGAAGTGTACGACCGCACGGGCCGAATGCTCGTCGGTTCGCAGGATACGAGCGCCCGCGTCGTCGTGGTTTCGGACGAATACTTCGCGCTCTATACCACCCAAAACGCCCAACTGTTCGACGCCGAGGGCGAGGCCTACTTCGGCGAGGGCATTATGCAGCCCACCGAGAGCGTGTCGGCGTGCGGGCAGTACGTCCTCACCATAGATACGGCCCTCGGCAGTTGTCGCGTATGGGACGGCAAGAACGTGCTAAGACGCCGTTTTTACGAGCAAGACGTGCGCTACGTCGCAGCCTATATCGACGGGCGGTTTTTTGTGACTGCCCTCGGCAAAGGCACCCAAAACAACTATACCTATATCGAAAAAACCGCAGACGAAACCGTCTATATGCGCCAAAGAGCCTGGTGGTACTATCCCGAGACCGACGTGTTGGAGCCAACGACGATCGATTACGTGCTGCTGTCCGTCGTCAACGCCTGTACGGCGGGCGTAGACGCGACCTCGTGGCGGACTTACGGGCTCAACGAGGGCTATTCGGCGGCCGTGGTGGCCGAGCTCGACCGCGATAAGGTACACGCGGGCGAACGTTACTATGTGCTCGACAAGGACGCCCGACCGGTGGTGCGCTATCCCGTGGACGTCAATCCCACGGCCATTCGCTTCCGCGACGACGTGGGCTTTGCCGGCTCGTCCCTCGTTTCGGGCGCGGCGGCTTTGTACGACCTTGCCTGCAATATGCTGTGGCAAAAGAACGACCGCCGCTACGCCACCATGCGTTGGCAATGGGGGCGGCTGGTGGCGTCCTATCGCGAGGACGGGCGCACCCTCTACGGCGCGTTCGACGCAGAGGGCAGCGTGGCGGTGGACTTCGTCTACGACTATATGTCGCCCTACTTCGGCGACAGGTGCGCGGCCAAGACGGACGGGCGGTACGTTTTGCTCGATGGCGCGGGAACCCCCCGTACGTCCATCGAAATTGCGTGTCCCGAGCATTGGTTGGGCTACGGTGTGTACGCTTTCCGCGCGGGCGCGTCGGTAGGCGTAAAGAACTTCGCCGAGGAGACGATTGTCGCGGCGGAATGGGACGAATTGACCGCTATCGGCAGGAATGCCGACGGCACTTTGTATATCGTAGCACGAAAGGGGGATACCCAACGGGTATTGAGGATACAATGA
- a CDS encoding ParB/RepB/Spo0J family partition protein, with product MNELIYINMDEIVPNASQPRATFSEKSLVELADSIRAHGVLEPILVVKAGAGYKVIAGERRYRAACIAGLTRIPAIVLKAGERELWEIAIVENLQRQNLNPIEEAQAIQALIEVHHLTQQEAAETLGRSRPAISNLLRILTLPLDVQELVRQGKLSQGHARALLTLSDPQKIVVMANLCVENKWSVHALNEEIARANAKGQKKKSKVKKAEPKQSIEMRDFVEDMERVFQMPVKVKGDGHRGTLTLHYGSLSDLQRLYNIIEELKNTPR from the coding sequence ATGAACGAACTTATCTACATCAACATGGACGAAATCGTGCCCAACGCTTCACAGCCTCGGGCCACGTTCAGCGAAAAGTCGCTCGTCGAATTGGCGGACAGCATCCGCGCGCACGGCGTATTGGAGCCTATTTTGGTGGTCAAAGCGGGCGCGGGCTACAAAGTGATCGCGGGCGAGCGCCGCTATCGGGCGGCGTGCATCGCGGGGCTTACGCGCATTCCCGCCATCGTCCTCAAAGCGGGCGAGCGGGAGTTGTGGGAGATCGCCATCGTGGAGAATCTCCAACGTCAAAACCTCAATCCCATCGAAGAGGCGCAGGCCATTCAGGCGCTCATCGAGGTGCACCACCTCACCCAGCAGGAGGCCGCCGAGACCTTGGGGCGCTCCCGCCCCGCCATCAGCAACCTCTTGCGCATACTCACGTTGCCCTTGGACGTGCAGGAATTGGTGCGGCAGGGCAAGTTGAGCCAAGGGCACGCCCGCGCGTTACTCACCTTGAGCGATCCGCAGAAGATCGTCGTCATGGCCAACCTTTGCGTAGAGAACAAGTGGAGCGTGCACGCCCTCAACGAGGAGATTGCCCGCGCCAACGCCAAGGGGCAAAAGAAGAAGAGCAAGGTCAAAAAAGCGGAGCCCAAGCAATCCATCGAAATGCGCGACTTCGTAGAGGATATGGAACGCGTCTTTCAAATGCCCGTCAAGGTCAAGGGCGACGGACATCGCGGCACCCTCACCCTTCACTACGGCAGTTTGTCCGACCTACAGCGCCTCTATAATATCATCGAAGAACTCAAAAACACACCGCGCTAA